Proteins from one Microbacterium proteolyticum genomic window:
- a CDS encoding ketopantoate reductase family protein, with product MSRTSPRIAVLGTGAQGASIGADLLRAGLDVTYIEQWPAHVEAMRARGIEVRLPDETHVTPVHPLHLCEVATLREPFDIVFIVVKAYDTRWVAELIAPHVAEDGLVVGVQNGMTQDAIAAAVGAHRTMGAVIEVASNMFEPGIVNRQTPVSGSWFAVGAYDDAARGREHEVQAVLSHTGRVDVSPDIRSSKWMKLVANAGELVPSAILDLPLASAVALPGVHDFMIECGKEAARAALADGSRLVPIFGLSDDAVTDPDRYAADLLGAVLDSFSLPDTNTTVLQDWMKGRHAEYDEVNGLVVSVLAAAGQEAPYNAHTVRLAKEIEAGRMPRSAANLDVLLDVPGRG from the coding sequence ATGTCACGAACGAGCCCCCGGATCGCCGTGCTCGGCACCGGTGCCCAGGGAGCCAGCATCGGCGCGGACCTGCTGCGCGCCGGTCTCGACGTCACCTACATCGAGCAGTGGCCCGCCCACGTCGAGGCCATGCGCGCCCGCGGCATCGAGGTACGGCTCCCCGACGAGACGCACGTGACCCCCGTCCACCCGCTGCATCTGTGCGAGGTCGCGACGCTGCGCGAGCCGTTCGACATCGTGTTCATCGTCGTGAAGGCCTACGACACGCGCTGGGTCGCGGAGCTCATCGCCCCGCACGTCGCCGAGGACGGCTTGGTCGTGGGCGTGCAGAACGGGATGACCCAGGATGCCATCGCCGCCGCCGTGGGGGCGCACCGCACCATGGGCGCGGTGATCGAGGTGGCATCCAACATGTTCGAGCCGGGCATCGTGAACCGCCAGACGCCGGTCTCCGGCTCGTGGTTCGCGGTCGGTGCGTACGACGACGCGGCGCGGGGGCGCGAGCACGAGGTGCAGGCGGTGCTCTCGCACACGGGGCGGGTGGACGTCTCCCCCGACATCCGTTCGTCGAAGTGGATGAAGCTCGTCGCCAACGCGGGCGAGCTCGTCCCGTCCGCGATCCTCGACCTGCCCCTGGCCTCCGCCGTCGCGCTGCCGGGTGTGCACGACTTCATGATCGAGTGCGGCAAGGAGGCCGCGCGCGCCGCCCTCGCCGACGGCAGCCGCCTCGTCCCCATCTTCGGTCTCTCCGACGACGCCGTGACCGACCCCGACCGCTACGCCGCCGACCTGCTGGGCGCGGTGCTCGACAGCTTCTCGCTCCCCGACACGAACACCACCGTGCTGCAGGACTGGATGAAGGGCCGCCACGCCGAGTACGACGAGGTCAACGGTCTCGTCGTGTCGGTGCTGGCCGCGGCGGGCCAGGAGGCGCCCTACAACGCGCACACCGTCCGGCTCGCGAAAGAGATCGAAGCCGGACGGATGCCGCGTTCCGCCGCCAACCTCGACGTCCTGTTGGACGTCCCCGGACGCGGGTGA